Proteins from a genomic interval of Oreochromis aureus strain Israel breed Guangdong linkage group 6, ZZ_aureus, whole genome shotgun sequence:
- the LOC120440488 gene encoding piggyBac transposable element-derived protein 3-like — protein sequence MVRETTLHVVKWYDNRSVTLLSDHIGANPVTEVDRWDRNQKKHITVPCPAVVQEYNKNMGGVDLLDSLIALYRNKVRSKKWYHRLVFHFLDMIIVTTWLLYRRD from the exons ATGGTGAGAGAAACCACCTTGCATGTTGTCAAGTGGTATGACAACCGCTCTGTGACCCTTCTGAGTGACCACATCGGAGCCAACCCTGTGACCGAAGTTGACAG GTGGGATCGCAACCAGAAGAAACACATCACTGTCCCCTGCCCTGCTGTGGTGCAAGAATATAACAAGAACATGGGTGGGGTGGACCTGCTTGACTCACTGATTGCACTCTACCGCAACAAAGTTAGATCCAAGAAATGGTACCACCGGCTGGTGTTCCACTTCCTGGACATGATCATTGTAACCACCTGGCTGCTCTACAGAAGAGACTGA